Below is a genomic region from Triticum dicoccoides isolate Atlit2015 ecotype Zavitan chromosome 5A, WEW_v2.0, whole genome shotgun sequence.
tggtagcacgggctattttcaaccggtttggatggcggttacgtgataggataggcaattagtttttctatttttcttatgccagccggttgtggctttattTTTCTTTCTCTGCTCTTTGTGAGCATTTTTCGTTCTTTTGTTTGAGACATGATGACTTGTGTTGAACCTTTTTGCTTATTAATAAGTATGGCCGtacgcatcgttctgatgcagaggccggggagctccccctttttaaaaaaaaaattcagGGGAGTCAAGCAGACGTATATCCCGGTTTTGTAAGCTTCTgcaccttttttttcttttctgttgttTTCCTACTTGGTTATAGTTTGATTGTTCCCTTTTTTGTTTTTTCActcagttttttgtttttttcactcAGTTTTTTGTTActtcctttgtttttgtttctttatttcctttttatttcttgaatatatttttcaaattcacaaactcTTTTCATATCCAGGAACTTTATCCAAATCTCAAACATTTTAAAATGAAAATTTTCAAATTCTAGAAATGTCAAATGCTTAAAAAACAAATTGATGgactttttcaaaaatatatttgtttTGAATTCGCAAACCTTATAAAAAATTCATTTTTTATATTTACAAGAAAattttcaaattaattttaaaacaattgtgaactttttctaaaattgtatGATTTTTCTCTCAGATTGTGAATCGAGCGAAAAAGGGAGCCAGCGAGGGGAAACTCTATTCGCGCATTGTGCGACAAGTAGTCGAGCTACCCAGTTAGCGATTTTTTATGTGGAATCGTTTTCCGGTTTTGCGAACCTCCTGGATGGTTCCTGGCCAGTTTTGGGAACCTTCAGATGGTTCTTGAATCAATTTttctggttttcttttttcttgttcTTTTCGTTTTTAgttatttctgtttctttttccttttctttatttcctttttgttttctttctttggttTTTTTATTTATTCTCAAAATGCTCTCAAAGTTAAAAATGTGTTCTCGTTACACAAACAAGTTCAAAACTTTCGTAATTCAGAATATGTACCAGATTTCAATTTTTTGTTCTCATATTAAaaaatgttcgcgcttccaaatttgttcgggatttttcaaaattgttcttcgTTTCAACATTTGTTCTCaagatttcagaaaatgttcgtgctttaaaaaattgttcgcgcttccaaatttgttctcaagattcaaaaattgtccgtgctttaaaaaattgttcacaaatttcaaaatgtACATGTTTTCGAAAAATGTTTGAGATtttcacaatttgtttgttttcaTTAAATTTGTTtgcatttttgaaaaaaatatacattcaaaaaattactcaaaatttggaatttatttttggattttgtcaaACAGTGTTAAATCCGGAACTGTACTTAGTTTCTTCCAGTGCTCCACTGTATTTTGGTCGTTAGGTGGCTTAGCACTGATGTTGCGCAAGCAAGTAGTCCCGTCTTCGTTTCCTAGCGACCGCGCAATACTGATCCTTTTTGCGAATTTTCTCACTCGCAGCGCACTTATTAATGGGCCGGCGCAGTCGGCGTCCCCTATGCGACACAGCATTTATTTGCCGCAGAGCGCGGCAAATAGAAGGTCCAGCCAGCGAGTTCCTCGCCCCATTTTGTTGGGCCGGCCCACGAGTGGGTGGCACTTGAGGACTCATATCCtgaaatcactagttgaggagtaTTTGTTGCAAAGATCACCCCAACTTCCTAGGTTACGACAAATAGCGCAGATGCAGCATGCCAGTTGTCGCAACCTaggagttttatttttttcgtagaTCCGCTTATACAAAACGTTTTATTTTTTAAATCGTGcgttcaaatctcgaaccgctttcatcgttggattcctcgcgtcaagatcttcaaaactagatcccatgttgataggctttgacgatttttttttcaaaaaaaaccgaACCGAGAGCACGGATTTTTTCCCTTTTTCAAAAAAGACACGCGTGCCTTTCGTGGAAGCAAAACTGTGAACACAACATATCATATGGAGACGATCGTCGATTATTGCACCGGTGAGGAGTCGTGCGGTTGTTTTCAGAATCCAAAGACGATGGTGACATCCAtgctactagctagctagtgtcCCATAGGTAAAATGCATGCCGGGTACGCAAGCAATTGATGCACGCATGCTCACGCATCAACCATCGATACAGACAAACATGCACACCTTGGATGACACCGATCGATCACTGACTCATCGCCGGCCTATGCTTTACATACGTGTGTGTGAGCAGAGCACACGACTgtgagagctagctagctagctggctTCATCGAGCGACAATGGCCTCCGACCGCCTCAGCGCCCTCCGGGCCTTCGACGACACCAAGGCCGGCGTCAAGGGCCTCGTGGACGCCGGCGCCATCGCCATCCCGGCCATTTTCCACCACCCACCCGACGCCTTCGCCCCGTCCACTGTCGCCACCGACGTCGCCGTTCCAATCGTCGACCTCTCCTGCGAGCGCTCGGCCGTGGTCGGCGCGGTGAGGGCCGCGGCGGAGACGGTGGGCTTCTTCCTGCTGGCGAACCACGGCGTGCCGGAGGCGGCCATGTCGGGGATGCTGGCGGCGGTGCGGCGCTTCAACGAGGAGCCGGCGGAGGCCAAGGCGCCGTACTACACGCGGGACGCGGCCAGGCGCGTGCGCTACAGCTGCAACGCGGACCTCTTCCAGACGCTGGTGGGCAAGTGGCGCGACACCGTGTACATGGACGACGCGGACCGGCCGGCATCCGGCGAGGAGACGGAGGAGCTCCTCCTCCCGCCGGCGTTGAGGGGCGTCGCGCCGGAGTACACGGGGCAGATGCGGCGGCTGGGGCGCGCCCTCTTCGAGCTGCTGTCGGAGGCCCTGGGGCTGCCTCGTCCTGCCTAcctggaggaggaggccggctgcATGGCGGCGCTCAGCGTGGCCGGCCACTACTACCCGGCGTGCCCGGAGCCGCACCTCACGATGGGCACCGTCAAGCACTCCGACCCCAGCTTCCTCACCGTGCTGCTCCAGGACGCCGTCGGCGGCCTCCAGGTGCTCGTGGACGACCTCCTCAAGGACGGCAGCGAGCCCGCCGCGTGGGTGGACGTGCCGGCGATGGGGGAGGCGTCGCTGGTGGTGAACGTCGGCGACTTCCTGCAGCTGGTGTCCAACGACAGGTTCAAGAGCCCGGTGCACCGCGTGGTGTCCAAGAGCGTGGGGCCCCGGGTGTCGGTGGCGTGCTTCTTCAGGGCGAACGGCCCGACGGTGTGCGCCCCGGTGGTCGTCGACGGGAGCGGACCGCCGCGGTACAGGAGCATCAAGGCGGAGGAGATGCTCTGCATGTCCAAGACACAGACACGGCTCAACAACGTGAGGCTCTAGCTAGCTAGCATCCGTTCTGTTTAATAAAAAAAAAAAACTAGCTAGCATCCGTGCGTTCACAAGGATAGTCTGGCACATCTCTATGTTGTGGGATGCAAACATCATCAATGTTGCAATATAGCAATTCTGTATGCTGTCAGCATTTGCCATGACAAAAATATCATGCCAAAGATTATTTTCGAGTACTCAAGAAAATCAAAAAATTGTCATGAATTTATTCATATACTGTATTAAATAAAATGCCATGACCCATCAATTAGAGTTGCCATACAGGATTAAGTTGAACATGAATGCATCTATACATGGATGTGTACTCCATGCAATTAAGTTGACATGCTCCATACAAATCACATGGCATGGAAAATTTGCCACGGCAGAAAAAGAGTAAAATTTGCCATGTGAATGAAAATCATTTTTTCCATGGCAAAAAAAAGTAAAATTTGCCATATGAATATAATTTATTTTTGACATAGAAGAAGAGTTTAAATTTTGCCAGGGCAAAAAAGAGTAAAATTTGCCATGGCTACCTAAGTAAATAtaccatactactccctccgtatctagacaaattttgtctagatacggatgtatctagactcattttagtgctagatacctccgtatctagacaaatccaagacaagtgctagatacctccgtgtGTGCAGGCGCAACACGTCGCCGTGGTTGGCCAGCATCCTCGACACGGCCGGCGTGGCGGCCGTGGCCTCGGAGCTGGCCGCGAGGTGCACCCCCCTGGCAACGCGGCAGAGGTCCAGCGCGATGTCCTtgccgctctccgcgcacccgaccACCACCACCGCCTCGGTGCGGAACTGCTCCGGCATCCGGTATGAGTGGCTGTGCAGCTGCCGGTGCGTCCACTCCCCCATGCCCTCGATGTCGCTCGGGAGCATCGGCTgcgctagtagaaaaagggtcaaacatgaagcacattagtgccggtttgaatttgagccggcactaatggtaccattagtgccggttcgaacgactatgcattaatgccggttcataTTGAAcctttagggtgtgtttggtttatGTCACAAAGTGGAATGGCACGGGTCGGCTTCATCCTCGAGGCCCATTCATGCGTTTGGATAGTGAAACGAACGAGAACCACTTGATTCCAGAAACGGCATATTCCCTGTTTATGCCGTTCCGCGCGGTTCCTCCAAATCGAGCGGACCACGCGGAACTACTCACCCGTCTCCCTCGCACGAAGCTTCTCGCATCTCCTTCTGTCGCATGAACCTGGCTCCCTCCTGGATCCGCGCCACCAACCACTCCTCCCCGAATCCACGCCGCTGGCCGCTTCTCCTGGATCCGCGCGGCGGCTGCTCGTCTCCTTCATCTGCGGTGCGGCCGGTCCTCTCCTTCAGCAGCGCCGCTGGCAGCTCCTCTCCTTCAACAGCGCCGCCG
It encodes:
- the LOC119304398 gene encoding DIBOA-glucoside dioxygenase BX6-like, yielding MASDRLSALRAFDDTKAGVKGLVDAGAIAIPAIFHHPPDAFAPSTVATDVAVPIVDLSCERSAVVGAVRAAAETVGFFLLANHGVPEAAMSGMLAAVRRFNEEPAEAKAPYYTRDAARRVRYSCNADLFQTLVGKWRDTVYMDDADRPASGEETEELLLPPALRGVAPEYTGQMRRLGRALFELLSEALGLPRPAYLEEEAGCMAALSVAGHYYPACPEPHLTMGTVKHSDPSFLTVLLQDAVGGLQVLVDDLLKDGSEPAAWVDVPAMGEASLVVNVGDFLQLVSNDRFKSPVHRVVSKSVGPRVSVACFFRANGPTVCAPVVVDGSGPPRYRSIKAEEMLCMSKTQTRLNNVRL